TATCCGAGAAGGAATAATCGATAAGAGGATAGCAAATTATTGGCGCAATCGATAATAAAACATGAAGAAAATTTCTTCATGTTGAGTGAGCGATCTACCTGTCACCTACACCGCCCCCGTATCAGCTCCACGTTCGGCTGCCTTCCCCGAGGCCAGCGCGGCGTTGCGCGCGACGACGACAAGGGAGTGGCGGTTCTCCGCCGTGGAGGCGTCGTAGCACCTCACGAGCTCCTCGCGCATGGGGTCGGCGGGCGCCGCGCGGTAGTTCGCTTGTCTCTCCAGCTCCATCACAGGCCTCCCGTCGCGAGACCGAGCAGGAATTCGAGCAGCTTCACGATGAGCCCTGGCGTCGCCGTGGCGAGCGCAGACATGATCTTCGAGGATATTCCAGCGAAAGAGCCGCCGTCTCTCTTCGTTGCGGCTCCCTTCGCCTGGGCGAGTAGCATCTGAAGCTCCGCCTTCTGCTCCTCTGTGAGCTTCGGGTCGGCGTCAACAGCCTCGATGGCCTCGGACATCGTGACGCTCACGGTCGCGCATGCGCTCGATTTGGCGGTTGTCGTCTGCGTGGCGCTGTTGTCGACGTACACGCTCACCTGCCCCGCCACGTCACCCTCCCTGTTGCCAGTCTTGCCCTCGACCAGGTCCTCCCGGTAGAGCTCCAGCTTCTTACATAGGACTCTCAGGTCACGAGTGTTGTCGATCTGAGGCTGCGATATGTCACTGAACCAGACACGCTGTTGGTAGCGATCAAGGCCGCTCTTGATGTCGGGAATCCTCGACGCGAACACCCCCACGATCTCCTTGACGAGTTCGGACTTCGATTGTTCTCCCGGCTGACTGGACAGCGCCTCATCTATCCGTGAGATGTAGCCATCGACGAAGTCAATCCTGCTCACGCCACCTCGCCCCCTTCTGCGGGAGGTACATCACGTTCGGCCACATCCCGGCTCATGCCCGCGAAGTCGCGGGCGGTGTCGAGGAGGCGGTCCTGGCGCTCCCGGTCGCAGGAGCGGTAGCAGCGGTGGAGCTCCGCCTCGCGCGGGTCGGAGAACTCGGAGGGGTCGCGCACCGGCATACCCGCGATCTCGTCTATGGAGCAGTCGAGAAGGACGGCGCAGTTGTAGGCCTGCTCGAGAGACATCATCGCCTCTCCGCGTTCCCAAGAGCCATAGGTTCGTACTTTCACGTTAAGCCTCTCAGCGATCTCCGCTTGCTTAAGTCCTGCACGCTTCCTCATCTCCTGGAGGTGTATTTCCATCGATGCCTCCTTTCTTATGACGCAGATACTACAACCAGAATGGAAGAGCCTCAACGAGATTGTCAGTGTTCAGTGGCGGTGCCGTTGGGCACCGCCCCCTTGTTGTAGCTTTCAAGCAGACTGCCGGTTTTGGCGCCATATCGGCATGATTTCTTGGTTGCGAGCGAAAAAAAGCAATAGTTTGCTCCGAGGGGCCCGCCCCGACGCTGCCGGCTACGCGCAGCCCCCGCACGCCGCGCACGCCGCGCGTGCCGTCGGCGCGGCCGCCAGGCCGCCGCGGGCCGTCTCGCGCAGACGCGACGGCAGGGCGTGGCCGACCTCGGCCATGGCGGCGACGACCTCGTCGAAGGGGACGAGCCAGCGCACGCCGGAGAGCGCGAGCTGGGCGCTCGAGAACGCCGCCGCCACCCCGATGGCGTTTCTCGCCTGGCAGGGGACCTCGACGA
Above is a genomic segment from Olsenella timonensis containing:
- a CDS encoding helix-turn-helix transcriptional regulator, yielding MEIHLQEMRKRAGLKQAEIAERLNVKVRTYGSWERGEAMMSLEQAYNCAVLLDCSIDEIAGMPVRDPSEFSDPREAELHRCYRSCDRERQDRLLDTARDFAGMSRDVAERDVPPAEGGEVA